In Gracilinanus agilis isolate LMUSP501 chromosome 1, AgileGrace, whole genome shotgun sequence, the sequence aTCTAGCATCTAGTCCAATAccttcatcttaaaaatgaagtAACTGGAGGCCAGGAGCAAGCTGGCCCTTCTTTTCTTTGTGAAATGAAAAGCTGGACTAGATTCCTTAAGGCTTCCTCTCCCTCTGCCCTGTGTTCTCTGCTTGGTGCCAATCTCCTCAGCTCCCACCTCTCCCCCCCATGGACCGTTGGGGTTCTGACTCCCCCTTGTGGTCAGAATTAAAGAGGGCCAGCCTAGCAACATTCCTACCCCCTGGCTGCCCTGCCCTTGCTCAGATGCTCCAGGCCTTCCCCTCCTGTGCTGCCTCCAGACGAATGTTCCCTGCTTGCCGAGTGTCAGTGACTGGTCTGGATCCTGAAGCTCGATACTTGTTCCTCCTCGATGTGGTACCAGTGGATGGGGCCCGATACCGTTGGCAAGGCCGCCGTTGGGAGCCAAGTGGCAAAGCTGAGCCTCGACTTCCCGACAGAGTATATATCCACCCAGACTCCCCTGCCACTGGTGCCCACTGGATGAGGCAGCCTGTCTCCTTCCACCGAGTCAAGCTGACCAACAATACCTTGGATCCACATGGACACGTGAGGCTCCAGTGGGTGGCAGCAACCAGGAGCAATTCCCAGGGAGAGGCCGAGGGAGGGAAAACAAGGTTATTCTGGAGTTGATCTGCTGGGCTATGGGGCCATGGGGTTGGTTGAAGCCCAGGAAATTAGGGGTTTCAAGGCAAGGGAGTAGGGAACCCCTTTGTTCTGCCCATCTTCCTCTCATTCCTATGTGCCTTCAGCTGATCCTTCACTCAATGCACAAGTACCAGCCCCGGCTACATCTGGTTCGGGCTGCCCAGCTCTGTAGCCGACATTGGGGTGGCGTTGCTTCCTTCCGATTTCCTGAGACATCATTCATCTCTGTCACAGCCTACCAGAATCCTCGGGTAAGGTTCCCCACCCCTGCCCTAACACACACACTCCTGCCTCCCACTCTCACTTGGGTGGGCAATTGAGTTAACCCCAGGTTTTCCCTTCCAATCATGCCCCTCCAGATCACACAACTGAAGATTGCAGCTAATCCCTTTGCTAAAGGGTTCCGGGAGAACGGGAGGAACTGTAAGAGGTGGGAATGTTAGGGGCTTGGACTGGGTCTGGTGGGGAGAGCAGGTGGCTGGCTGACCTAGGGAACTATCTAGGGGGTATGAGGAACACATCCACGTTTTGTGGTCCCCAGGGAAAGGGATGCCAGGGTTAAGAGGAAGCTGAGGGGACCAGAGCCTGTCATCATGGAGACCTATGGTGGAGGTAAGTGCTTTTGAAAtggcagtgggggggggggaagcttgTACTCTTTGTGGGGGTGCATTGAGATTAGGGGCCTCCTTCTTCTGTCTCCAACTTTCACCTCCCCCTTAAACCTCTCTCTCCTAGGAACCATTCCTTCCATCCTCTATCCCTGATCTCTTCCTAACCTCTTATGTTCCTCAAAGATGGCCCTGGAGGTCCCTGTGACTCTACATTGGCTGGAGACCTTCCAGAACAAGCATCTTCTTCCACTGAGATACCCACACCTCCTTGTGGAGGGCCCAGTGCTGAAGCCTACCTTCTGCACCCAGCTGCTTTTCATGGGGCTCCCAGTAGCCTCCCCACCAGGTGAGTAAGGGTACCCGATGTGAGGGGTAAGGAGAAACAGCTGGCAGAGAATTGggaattaagaaacaaaaaacctGGGTTGGAATTCTAGTCCTACTACTCATTCATTAGCTCTGATCTCCACCAAGTCACTTTCTGAGGATCATTGCTATAGAGCTGAGATAGAGGGTCTCTAGTAGTCATTTAAAgttccttatttcacagatgaggaaatcaaggcccagGGAAGTTATGATGTGCTCAGAGTTTCAGTAGTAAGTGGCAAGAGTTGAAAATTGAACCCAGTTCCTAATCATTTCCATCAGACACCTCCCCCCTAATTTATAGAACAGCGGTAATATAGTTCACTACTTTAGAGGCAGGGTGGTGTGTTGGACAGAGTTCTGAACTTGGGTgcaaggccctgggttcaaatttgagtttTTGTCACTTGCTATGTAATTATGGaaattctgagcctcagttttcccatctgttaaaatggaagtaattccctacctcacagggttgttgtgaggaagcaATTTTGTAAACCACATAAAAACCAAAGGTGAATACAGGCTGATCATTCTCTTCCTGACCTGGCTTTCTTTTTGCCTCTCAGGGCCTCTTCCTTCCCGGAGGCTGCAGAGCCATTGTCTCGTTCTTCATCCTACCAGGCACCCTTCCTAGAACTGTCTCCAGGGAATGGGGGATCTGGTCCTGGATACCCCTCAGCTCCTCCAGCATCAGCCTTTGCCCCTCACTTCCTCCAAGGGGgaccctttccccttccctaccCAGCCCCTGGGGGCTACCTGGATGTTAGCAGCAAGCCCCTCTATTAAGTCTGAGGGAACATCTACCAGCCTTCCCTCTGGAGCCCAGGAGACTCTTTGGGGCCAACTCCCTCCCACACCAAATGGCTGCTTTGGCTTCCTTCATCTCAGCCAAGCCTACCCCCAACTCAGTTCACACTTCAGCTTTAGCTCACACCCCCCTCCTGCTTCAAAGCCTGTGGAGGTAGGCTTGGGGGTAGACCAGCTGCTCCGGCTTCCCCTTCCTGGGCTCTCACCTGGGTGTGAATGGAGGGTGGGGGCTGGGCCAGCAGGAGCCTGGGCCTCACCAAAAGGACGGGGTCAGGGGCCACCACCAAAAAATCAAGGGCAGCAACCCAACTAGGAGAATGTATCCTGAGCCTTTTCCCCACTTGACACCACTGTTTGCACCAGTTTACATCTATATCCCCTTACTTCCACGCTGGGACGCAGAGCAGACTATCTTCACCCCCACTGCCAAATGGACAGTAATTATTCTCTCAAAACACCTTTGGgctccagccccccccccccaaataaaatttTCAAGTCAGCGTGTGGTGGTATACAAATCTTTGCAGATGGGAAGGCAGCTGGGTTCCTGCTCCTCTAAGGCCATTTCAAAGGCCTTATTTTCATGAAATGTGCTTCCATTTCCAAAAGGGATTCTAATGCAGGGTTTCCTATCTTGGTTGCCTCCCAGAATCCTATCAGCCAGGTTTGTTTCTAGGCTCTAAGAGGTACTTGAGATATTGGGGGTACCCCCTGAGGGGGCTCCACAAGAATGGAGATAAAACAGCTGGGAGGCTGAAGGGCCCACCCAATCTAGCCCCAACAGAAAGATTTGCATTCAAATCTGCATGTTGCTACTGGAGAGCCCCTCTGGACCCACTTCGTGTGCACTGATAATGACTAGCAGCCTCTTTCATGGTGTGGTTTACAGGAAAGTAAGTATTCTGTGCAACGAAATAGGAACTGGGGCTACGCTTCTGTAGTATAGGGCAATTGCTCCTGCTGAGCCAGAGGGAGGTAAGAACAaaggtcattttctttcttttattagaattttttttcatttttccccaaagtttttatctaaaaacaaacaaacaaaaaagagaaaaccagaaaaaaaatcaccagaaaCTTAGAAACAAAGAATCTGGGGGAGGAGGAAATTGGATCAAAGGTCGTCCTCCTTGCCCCCTGACCTCTGCCTAGGACAGAACACAGGATGGGAGAGGCTTCTCTGCTCTCTCAGTGCCCTCCGAGATcctagggaggagagagggggaaaatgcCCCTGCCTTGGGAGACCCTGTCCTGCAGATAGATGGTGGCAATAGGAACAGCAGGGGACAGAATCACAGTGGTCCAAAGGATGTTGAGGCCCGGGGAGAGGAGTGAAGGACGGGGGTGTGGGAGGGGCTTGGGTAGGGTCACAGGAAGTAGTCAGCCACTGGCTTCTTGGAAGGGATGCCCCGGGTTTCCTGGGGTGCAGCTTCAAAGATGATGAAGTCTTTCTGGAGGTGCTCATCCAGCTCCAAGATGGCTGCCACATTTCCGCAGCTGGGTCGAAAGGGAAATGTCAGTCATCGGAGGTACTAGAACACAGGAAATTTTCTCCAGGGCTCCCCTCCCAATTCCCACCAACTCCTGAAGGGATAGACCTCCCCTAGGCTTCTCCACCATAGAGCACTGAAGCTCACCGATAGCAGTAGTTGGGCGCTGACCACACGGTGAGCACAGTTTCGTTGAAGTGCCACTTGTAGCCTTCCATCACCAGCTGGTGAGCCCGGCATATCATGTCAATGTCATTGGCGGCATTGAATTGGGCCACCACATCACTGCCAAACAGGTAGCCAGCTCCTCGGGGACTCACCCCCCAGCCCGTCGTGTCTGTAGGGATGCAAATAGGACACATGTGGccacccccttctcctcccccccaacTGAAATGGTAAAGTGGAAAAGGCCGAGGATGGCCCTTGGCTACAATGTAACACTGGGGATGAAGTTCTACCTTTTTGGATCAGTTACaagtaggttcaaatcccattgtTCATATTTACTTGTGTGGCCATTTCATCTAAGCCTCAGATTGCTCATCCTTGATGCTGTCAGGGCCTGCCTCGCAGGGTTGTTACAGCAGCAACAAAAAGAATGTcatgtgctttgcaaatcttaaaagacTAAATGCCAGATGGACTGTTTCTGCTAAAGGCACAGGGATTAGATGACAAGGTAGAAAGTTCCTGGGAGGCGCATCTTAGTTCAAAGAGAAGGAACTCCTTTGGGAATTAATAAGAATCCTGTCACTGGGAAAGCAGCAGAATGAAAACTTATGAGGAAGGATCCCTGGACTAGTTGGAAGGCTCGTGCGGATGGGCACTTGGAGGTTGTGACTGCTGGGTGGGTGTCGAATCCTCTACTTTACTTATTCTTCAAGTGTCCCTAGAGGAGTCACCATCTTTTGGGGCCTATTTCCTTTATTTGCAAAGTGAGTTATTAGAACCTTCATGACCTTTAAGAAGCCTAGATGACCTCCACAGAGGCTTTCAATGTTAGCATTTAATTCTAAACATCCCCCCTTATGGACTTGCTTGCTCTGATGGAAAGGTGTCTCTTATGATGCTGCAACCAACATGAAAATTCCTATATCTGTTATCCAGATGGGAAAGCTCCAGGTCCATGGTGTCCGATGTGATCAAGGCTGGCAAATGTACAATATCCTAACAAATGAAACTTTCCCAGTGCTGTTCCTCCTATGCTGCAAAACTGGGCTCCCCAAACTGACCACTAATGTTCCAGgaaccaaaaaatgaaaagcCTTCTTTTGGTCTATTTTCTATTGGCTTGAATTACCTTTTCCCTGGACCCACTAGTCCTTCCTACCAAACTCTTCTCCAAGTAAGGATGAAGCTCCCAACAAAACTTCATATGAAGGTGTGTTGCTCTTCCAACCCCACCTCACCTCCACCCCCAACACCTCACCTTCAGGGTCAGACCAGAGCAAGTCACACATGGGCCCATCATGAGGCACCTCCTGCTTCCGGTCAATTGTCCGGATCTGGTCCAAGGTCTGGATAGAGGGAGACAGGCCCCCATGCACGCAGAAGAtctggggaagaagggagaaggaatgagGTTCACCAATTCCTTTATTCCCAGATACACTCCGTGACCATTCACCATCCCCTTCCACCCCACAGCCCCTTCCTACCTTGCCATCGATGATGGCGGACAGGCTGAGGTAGTCAAAGATCTCAGTGCAGTAGCGCCACACAGTCACTGAGCCATACTTTCGCAAACACTCATCATAGAAACCATAAACCTGTGTGATCTGCCTGCTCTCATGGTTCCCTCGAATCAGAGTGATGCGGTCAGGATACCGGACCTGGTGAGGGTAAGGATGCAGGAGGGATGGTAGTCACAACTGGCAGCCATGAGTACATGCTCATCTAGGGAAAACTGGCTACAGAATGGGCATAGAGGGAGCTTGGAGAAGTCTCCAAGGAGGGGGACATCTAGGATAGTCTCAAGTATCTCCCAGCCTGGGCTGCCTCATTGTTTGGCAGTGCTATAACAGTAGGGAGGAAAGTTTCTAGAGGTTGGGGTCCAAAGAATCTATTTAGGGAGCTGAGAGCAGGACCAAGGTCCCAAGAACAGTCTCACCTTGAGGGCAAGCAGCAGCAGGAATGTTTCAACGCTGTAGAAGCCTCTGTCCACAAAGTCCCCCATGAAGAGGTAGTTGGTCTCAGGGACATCGCCACCCACCTGTGGAAAGGAAGATGAGGCTTCATTTGTATTGCCTAGCTCACTACCCCAAATCCTCTTGAAAATCACATGTACAAGTCTTTTCCATCtaccctgtccaaattaaaatcccattacattttgaaatattcCTAATAACCCCTCTGAATAGGAACAGTATCATATCACTTATATCATATACTTATATCACAGTTTCCCTGTTAACCCACATCTTCAGCAAGAAAGCTGAAAAAAGCTCCAAATTAAAAGCAGATGAAAGGAATTTTCCAGATGAGTTCCTTATGAACTTTTTTTGAGGGGCTATTAAATCCAAGAGTCAGAATGGTCCCTCCCAGCTTCTTCCCAACATATGCACACACTCACTCTGAACAGCTCCTTGAGATCATAGAATTGTCCGTGGATGTCCCCACACACCTGGGGtaggaatcacagaatgttagagctaaaaAGAACCTGAAAGAACATTTAGTCTAAGCCCCTCATATTAAAAAGAATCTGAGACCAAGAGAATTACCCCAAAGTTACAGTGAGAGAGCCAGAATTCAATCCAGcacttctttcttaaaatcaacgAGAAACCAAGAGGCTATGACAGGCGCAGAGGCTCTTCCTTTTACAGCAAAGGAGAGTTCTTTAACGATTGTAGGGTAACAGGGATAGATGATTTCCAATTTactttttatctggggatttttaatttttctctttctagtttttttaagttgcatgcccaattcattgacttcttccctctctgatttgttgatatatgcactcaggaatACAAATTTTCCTGAGTTCTGCTTTGGCTGCATAACAGGGACAAATGACCTGGCCCAGCTTCCACATTGAGGTCCTTCCACCCTGCCCACAGGTTCCCATATATAGTTCCCATTCACTTGTGTGATGTTGCCTTAATAATGGCAATGGGAGTGAAACAAGGGCACACCAAGACTCTGTGAGGGAAACCCAATTCAATGTAGTGAGGACCAAAGTTGGACTCCAAATATGCGTATACCCATATGTAAAACCAGTTCAAATGAAGTGTGCAGAATAGTCTTTACAACCTGAAGGGACCTAGCAAAGAAGACCATCTAGTACAGTTTTTAACGTGGGAGTGGTGGCAGAAGTAGGTGtccataaattttaaaagatttatcttgataactgtatttcagtgtaaaataattttctttgtaaatccaTGGATTTTAAAAGCACGGATTCACCAGTCTACTAAAGGGAtctatgtcaaaaaaaaaaaaagttttaagaacCCTTGAActggtccaactcccttattttaggGGTGAAGGAACTGAAAGACATCTATAGTGTCTCGCTCACAGAAT encodes:
- the TBX6 gene encoding T-box transcription factor TBX6, which translates into the protein MYHPRELYAPLGASYRLRPPQPGGDIGFPAGLSEGYRYSDLDTPKLDCFLSGLEATPRPLAAPPPLPPLPPPLGGESTAPASASEASRLLPGVSLSLENHDLWKEFNSVGTEMIITKAGRRMFPACRVSVTGLDPEARYLFLLDVVPVDGARYRWQGRRWEPSGKAEPRLPDRVYIHPDSPATGAHWMRQPVSFHRVKLTNNTLDPHGHLILHSMHKYQPRLHLVRAAQLCSRHWGGVASFRFPETSFISVTAYQNPRITQLKIAANPFAKGFRENGRNCKRERDARVKRKLRGPEPVIMETYGGDGPGGPCDSTLAGDLPEQASSSTEIPTPPCGGPSAEAYLLHPAAFHGAPSSLPTRASSFPEAAEPLSRSSSYQAPFLELSPGNGGSGPGYPSAPPASAFAPHFLQGGPFPLPYPAPGGYLDVSSKPLY
- the PPP4C gene encoding serine/threonine-protein phosphatase 4 catalytic subunit, whose amino-acid sequence is MAEISDLDRQIEQLRRCELIKESEVKALCAKAREILVEESNVQRVDSPVTVCGDIHGQFYDLKELFRVGGDVPETNYLFMGDFVDRGFYSVETFLLLLALKVRYPDRITLIRGNHESRQITQVYGFYDECLRKYGSVTVWRYCTEIFDYLSLSAIIDGKIFCVHGGLSPSIQTLDQIRTIDRKQEVPHDGPMCDLLWSDPEDTTGWGVSPRGAGYLFGSDVVAQFNAANDIDMICRAHQLVMEGYKWHFNETVLTVWSAPNYCYRCGNVAAILELDEHLQKDFIIFEAAPQETRGIPSKKPVADYFL